The Parachlamydiales bacterium genome includes a region encoding these proteins:
- a CDS encoding oligopeptide/dipeptide ABC transporter ATP-binding protein, protein MNHPLFSVKKLRKYFPVTAGLLRKQVGLIKAVDGIDITIQKGEIVGMVGESGCGKSTAARSSIRLIEPTSGEIHFDGRNVMEFNSKELKNWRRSVQMVFQNPFSSLNPRKTIAESIGEGLEYHNLVASRQERNDYVVNVLEKVGLTSAALNRYPHAFSGGQQQRICIGRAIALNPSLVVCDEAVSSLDVSVQAQILNLLSKLKEEMGLSYLFIAHDLATVRHFCDKVIVLYLGQVMEEGSADALFNRPQHPYTQALLSAVPPDHPQEKRKRIKLKGEVPSALNPPSGCPFRTRCPYAQPQCALDIPIQTAGEGHTYKCILEPNRDIS, encoded by the coding sequence ATGAATCACCCTTTATTTTCAGTAAAAAAACTAAGGAAATATTTTCCTGTCACTGCCGGATTATTGCGTAAGCAAGTGGGCTTGATTAAAGCTGTGGATGGTATCGACATCACTATCCAGAAGGGAGAGATCGTCGGAATGGTAGGTGAGTCTGGTTGCGGTAAAAGCACAGCTGCGCGCTCTTCCATCCGCCTTATCGAGCCTACTTCAGGCGAAATACATTTTGATGGGCGTAATGTCATGGAGTTTAATAGCAAAGAGCTGAAAAATTGGCGGCGTTCTGTTCAGATGGTTTTTCAAAACCCTTTCTCTTCTCTCAATCCACGTAAGACAATTGCTGAAAGCATAGGTGAGGGGTTGGAGTACCATAATTTAGTTGCAAGCCGCCAAGAGCGTAATGATTATGTTGTCAATGTATTGGAAAAAGTAGGCCTTACCTCCGCAGCACTTAACCGCTATCCTCATGCCTTTTCCGGAGGGCAGCAGCAGCGTATTTGCATTGGAAGGGCAATTGCACTGAATCCATCTTTAGTGGTTTGTGACGAAGCTGTTTCCTCTCTGGATGTCTCGGTGCAGGCTCAAATATTGAATTTGCTCTCAAAACTTAAAGAAGAAATGGGATTAAGCTATCTATTTATAGCCCATGACCTGGCGACAGTGCGCCATTTTTGTGATAAAGTGATTGTGCTATATTTGGGACAAGTGATGGAGGAAGGATCTGCAGATGCTTTATTCAACCGTCCACAGCATCCTTATACCCAAGCCTTATTGTCGGCTGTGCCCCCTGATCACCCTCAGGAGAAGAGGAAAAGGATCAAACTCAAGGGAGAAGTGCCTTCTGCACTGAACCCGCCTTCAGGCTGCCCGTTTAGAACGCGTTGTCCTTATGCCCAACCTCAATGCGCATTAGATATACCAATCCAAACAGCGGGTGAAGGACATACCTATAAATGTATATTGGAACCGAATAGGGATATTTCGTAG
- a CDS encoding ABC transporter ATP-binding protein: MKELLLEVKSLTTELYINDTPQKVVDELTFNLYKGKTLGLVGESGCGKSMAALSLMRLLPDPPALPSRGEVMYRGKNLLTISEDELRRIRGAKMAMIFQDPTTALNPVYTIGEQLMEVALYHLDVSQDEAYEKALKALLEVGIPSPERRLNDFPHQLSGGMQQRVMIAMALICEPDILIADEPTTALDVTIQAQVLELIKQLQQKNGMAVLMITHDMGVIAEVADDVIVMYAGKGIERGTVLDIFDHASHPYTQALFRARPVLSHAKESLVAIPGTVPPLGNYPGGCHFHPRCPYAMPMCKKGEVPFFKAEGTEEHTANCWLLRKDTPL, encoded by the coding sequence ATGAAAGAACTCCTGCTTGAGGTCAAGTCATTAACGACCGAACTCTACATAAACGATACGCCCCAAAAAGTTGTCGATGAGCTGACGTTTAACCTTTATAAAGGGAAAACTCTCGGGCTTGTAGGCGAATCGGGCTGCGGAAAATCTATGGCAGCCCTTTCACTCATGCGTTTACTTCCCGATCCACCTGCCCTTCCTTCGCGGGGCGAAGTGATGTACCGCGGAAAAAACCTGCTGACAATTTCCGAAGATGAGCTGCGCAGGATCCGTGGAGCCAAAATGGCCATGATATTCCAAGATCCCACCACAGCACTCAATCCTGTTTACACCATAGGCGAGCAGCTTATGGAAGTAGCGTTATACCATTTGGATGTTTCACAAGATGAAGCATATGAGAAAGCCTTAAAAGCCCTTCTAGAAGTAGGCATACCCTCGCCCGAAAGACGTTTAAACGATTTTCCACATCAGCTTTCGGGAGGAATGCAGCAGCGCGTTATGATCGCTATGGCTTTGATCTGCGAGCCGGATATTCTTATTGCGGATGAGCCTACAACAGCTTTAGATGTAACGATCCAAGCACAGGTATTGGAGTTAATCAAGCAGCTCCAGCAGAAAAATGGCATGGCTGTTCTGATGATTACACATGACATGGGTGTAATAGCCGAAGTAGCTGACGATGTCATAGTGATGTATGCAGGCAAAGGGATTGAAAGGGGGACAGTGTTGGATATCTTCGACCACGCATCCCACCCCTATACACAAGCCTTATTTCGTGCAAGGCCTGTACTATCCCATGCAAAAGAAAGCCTGGTTGCTATACCAGGGACAGTGCCTCCGTTAGGAAATTATCCTGGAGGATGCCATTTTCATCCACGCTGTCCCTATGCTATGCCGATGTGCAAAAAAGGCGAGGTACCTTTCTTTAAAGCAGAAGGCACAGAAGAGCATACAGCAAATTGTTGGCTGTTAAGAAAGGATACCCCTTTATGA
- a CDS encoding TIGR00153 family protein — protein sequence MRSIANLFARSPFTPLRKHMEEVAHCVHKLATLFEAVYNQDLPQVRAVCQEIQSYEHEADRTKNDIRNHLPKSLFMPINRGQLLEILSMQDTLADNAEDISVLCSLKELTFFPGWKEVFDAFLKKNLECFDEALNIIKELHDLLESSFGGVEAEKVITMVERVAFTEHEADMIQRKLLSLLFNSENELSVSTFFLWQNIFEKVGEIANISEALANRVRMTLELK from the coding sequence ATGCGTTCTATAGCCAATCTTTTCGCTAGATCACCTTTCACTCCTTTGCGTAAGCATATGGAAGAAGTCGCCCATTGCGTACATAAGCTTGCAACTCTGTTTGAAGCTGTATACAATCAAGACCTTCCGCAAGTGCGCGCCGTCTGCCAAGAAATCCAGTCCTATGAACATGAAGCGGATAGGACAAAAAATGACATCCGCAACCACCTTCCTAAAAGCTTATTTATGCCGATCAACAGAGGACAATTGCTTGAAATCCTCTCAATGCAGGATACTCTTGCTGACAACGCGGAAGATATCTCCGTACTTTGCTCGCTGAAAGAGCTGACTTTTTTTCCTGGTTGGAAAGAGGTATTCGATGCTTTTCTTAAGAAAAACCTTGAGTGCTTTGATGAAGCATTAAACATTATCAAGGAACTGCACGACTTATTAGAATCCTCTTTTGGGGGTGTAGAGGCAGAAAAAGTTATAACGATGGTCGAAAGGGTAGCCTTTACGGAACATGAGGCTGATATGATTCAAAGGAAACTGCTTAGCTTACTTTTCAACTCAGAAAATGAGCTCTCTGTGAGCACGTTTTTCCTCTGGCAAAACATTTTTGAGAAGGTCGGAGAAATTGCCAACATCTCAGAAGCTCTAGCCAATCGGGTCAGGATGACCTTAGAGCTTAAATAA
- a CDS encoding inorganic phosphate transporter, whose protein sequence is MSVDLILLILLLTSGFYMAWSIGANDVANAMGTSVGSGALTLRKAVLIAAVLEFSGAYFFGSNVSATMQSGIVNVSIFQDNYHLVVYGMLAALLASGAWLQLASYFGWPVSTTHSIVGAMVGFGIVAGGIDAIYWDNLGYIVTSWIISPLIGGFFSYIIFNFLRRRIFFSRNPLEAAKKITPFLVFVVVGVLCSILLFKGINTSLSLGLSGAITLAISLASSIFAWLFVRNISVPSTIPTASSPYAPEIVTELEKARKHLDRLRETTDQQVNYRTALLLEEIDHLSSSLKMTATPDCSQFKAVEKVFGYLQTLSACLMAFAHGANDVSNAIGPLAAGIGAINAHAVIGNAPIPGWLLALGGLGIVIGLATWGWRVIETIGKKITELTPSRGFSAEFGAAVTILIASRLGLPVSTTHTLVGAVLGVGLARGLEALDLSTTRDIIISWIVTVPAGALASMLFFSIFKAIFGG, encoded by the coding sequence ATGTCTGTTGATTTGATATTACTTATTTTGCTCCTCACTTCAGGTTTTTATATGGCTTGGAGCATAGGAGCAAACGATGTTGCCAACGCTATGGGTACTTCTGTGGGTTCAGGAGCCCTTACTTTGCGCAAAGCAGTGTTGATTGCAGCTGTATTGGAATTTTCCGGCGCCTACTTCTTCGGTTCCAATGTCAGTGCGACTATGCAGTCCGGAATTGTCAATGTCTCTATTTTTCAGGACAATTACCATTTAGTTGTTTATGGTATGCTGGCCGCACTGCTCGCTTCTGGCGCTTGGCTGCAGCTAGCCTCTTATTTTGGCTGGCCTGTCTCCACCACGCACTCTATAGTAGGTGCAATGGTGGGATTCGGTATTGTTGCCGGCGGCATAGACGCTATTTATTGGGATAACTTGGGCTACATCGTCACCAGCTGGATTATCTCTCCCCTCATCGGCGGCTTCTTCAGCTATATCATCTTCAATTTCCTGCGCCGCAGGATATTCTTCAGCCGTAACCCCTTGGAAGCGGCCAAAAAGATCACCCCTTTCCTTGTTTTTGTCGTTGTAGGTGTATTGTGTTCGATACTTCTTTTCAAAGGCATTAATACGTCACTCTCTCTGGGCCTTTCGGGTGCCATCACCCTAGCGATCTCCTTAGCTTCCTCTATCTTTGCATGGCTATTTGTACGGAATATCAGCGTCCCTTCCACGATTCCGACGGCTAGTTCACCCTACGCGCCGGAGATTGTCACCGAATTGGAAAAAGCACGCAAACATTTGGATAGGCTAAGGGAAACGACAGACCAGCAGGTCAACTACCGTACCGCCCTGCTTCTAGAGGAGATCGACCACCTTTCGTCATCCTTAAAAATGACCGCCACTCCTGACTGCTCGCAGTTTAAGGCAGTGGAAAAAGTTTTCGGCTATTTGCAGACACTGAGCGCCTGCTTGATGGCTTTTGCCCATGGCGCCAATGATGTATCGAATGCAATCGGCCCTTTAGCTGCCGGTATTGGAGCCATCAATGCACATGCCGTCATCGGAAATGCCCCTATCCCCGGCTGGCTGCTAGCTTTGGGCGGTTTAGGCATTGTTATCGGCTTAGCGACCTGGGGCTGGCGCGTGATTGAAACTATCGGTAAAAAAATTACGGAGTTAACCCCTTCCAGAGGTTTCTCAGCAGAATTCGGCGCCGCCGTCACTATCCTTATCGCCTCCCGCCTTGGCCTTCCCGTCTCTACCACACATACGTTAGTAGGAGCTGTTTTAGGTGTAGGCCTAGCCCGCGGACTTGAAGCGCTAGATTTGAGCACCACACGCGATATTATTATTTCCTGGATCGTGACAGTCCCTGCCGGTGCGCTGGCTTCTATGCTGTTTTTTTCAATATTTAAAGCCATATTTGGTGGATAA
- the secA gene encoding preprotein translocase subunit SecA — protein sequence MFDFLKWIFGSAQDRAVRSYRKLVEQINAEDEKLKQLSDEQVIAKTEEFKVRLKKGETLDQILPEAFAVVKNACRRLCGTEVHVSGYNQKWDMVPFDVQLIGAIALHKGSVAEMQTGEGKTLTALMPLYLNALTGRPVHLVTVNDYLAKRDCEWVGFVLRWLGLTTGALTNDVQLDQKHALYACDVLYGTAAEFGFDYLRDNSMAMRKEDQVQRGFFFAIIDEADSILIDEARTPLIISGPVPESRQMYDQLKDRVAELVKMQRDLCNRWGNDARKVLEKGKLLGDETRETQGISKEQLAEEDEALRKLWLVGKGNPRNKIVKKAKENPDLRAAIDNWDLYYYSDTNKQEKAQTLAELYLTVDEKTSDFELTDKGSQAWQDISGEDYANDFVMMDISEEYHKIDEDTSLDPEAKVQRKLAVQADDALRKERSHNLRQLLRAHILMEKDVDYIVMEGKIIIIDENTGRPQPGRRFSDGLHQAIEAKEGVEIQEETQTYATITLQNFFRMYEKLAGMTGTAGTEAGELKSIYKLDVLVIPTHKTCIRNDANDEIYMTEREKYNAILKEIRDVHTQGRPILIGTESVEVSEKLSRIFKQNNLPHTILNAKYHEKEAEIIANAGQQGAITISTNMAGRGTDIKLGDGINTLGGLHVVGTTRHQSRRIDRQLRGRSARQGDPGSSKFFISFEDQLLRLFASPRITSILQRFRPPEGEPISASILNKSIETAQKRVEQRNFTVRKHTIDYDDVMNKQRQEIYAFRNDILHTNDIISLAEEVIQTACNHAAMNHFRSRAEEGGWDPEGFRLFLMQHFPITFEENYFDIDRADAEELEGMAAEVIIKAFHEKIQRENGKVPTHLLAPGAPPPAEAAIRNLMIRKNDELWQEHLLAMDHLRAEVNLRSLGNRDPLLEFKHEAFRMFEEYSKNLYADIANGFFRFQIVLQEAPPIDMLLRRLQLETQRSLADEMDAQPSEQQVSESAQSSTEQPVVAGPKTGRNDLCPCGSGKKYKKCCGQDEAE from the coding sequence ATGTTTGATTTTTTAAAATGGATTTTTGGCAGTGCTCAAGACAGAGCAGTGCGTAGCTACCGTAAGCTGGTAGAGCAAATCAACGCGGAAGACGAAAAGCTAAAGCAGCTAAGCGACGAACAGGTAATAGCCAAAACGGAAGAGTTTAAAGTCCGTCTGAAGAAAGGCGAGACATTAGACCAAATACTCCCTGAAGCTTTTGCTGTCGTTAAGAATGCTTGCCGCCGTTTATGCGGGACTGAAGTACACGTCTCCGGGTATAACCAGAAATGGGACATGGTTCCTTTTGACGTGCAGCTGATCGGCGCAATCGCCTTACATAAAGGTTCTGTCGCAGAAATGCAGACAGGCGAAGGTAAGACCCTGACCGCCTTGATGCCTTTGTACCTGAACGCTCTGACAGGCAGGCCTGTGCACCTTGTTACCGTGAACGATTATCTAGCCAAACGCGACTGCGAATGGGTAGGTTTTGTTTTACGATGGCTAGGGCTCACGACAGGCGCTCTGACTAATGACGTGCAGCTCGACCAAAAGCACGCTTTATACGCATGTGACGTGCTCTATGGAACGGCCGCTGAATTCGGTTTTGATTACTTACGCGACAACTCGATGGCAATGCGCAAGGAAGACCAGGTCCAGCGCGGCTTTTTCTTTGCCATCATCGACGAAGCTGACTCTATCCTTATCGACGAAGCCAGAACTCCCCTGATTATTTCCGGACCTGTCCCCGAAAGCCGTCAGATGTACGATCAATTGAAAGACCGTGTGGCTGAATTGGTTAAAATGCAGCGCGACCTATGCAACCGTTGGGGTAATGACGCTCGTAAAGTCCTGGAAAAAGGCAAGCTCCTTGGCGATGAAACGAGGGAAACTCAAGGGATTTCTAAGGAACAGCTAGCCGAAGAAGATGAAGCTCTGCGTAAGCTATGGCTTGTCGGCAAAGGCAATCCTCGCAATAAAATCGTTAAAAAAGCGAAAGAGAACCCTGACCTCCGCGCCGCCATTGATAACTGGGATCTCTATTATTATTCCGACACGAATAAACAAGAGAAAGCCCAAACTTTAGCTGAGCTGTATTTAACAGTAGATGAGAAGACAAGCGACTTCGAACTCACTGATAAAGGATCACAGGCTTGGCAGGATATTTCCGGCGAAGATTATGCTAATGACTTCGTTATGATGGATATCAGCGAAGAATATCATAAAATCGACGAAGACACCTCTTTGGATCCTGAAGCGAAAGTCCAACGCAAACTGGCCGTCCAAGCAGACGACGCTTTGCGTAAAGAGCGCTCTCATAATTTGCGCCAACTTCTGCGCGCCCACATCCTGATGGAAAAAGACGTCGATTATATTGTCATGGAAGGTAAAATTATCATCATCGACGAGAACACCGGCCGTCCTCAACCCGGCAGACGTTTTTCCGATGGCCTTCACCAAGCGATCGAAGCTAAAGAAGGTGTGGAGATCCAGGAAGAGACACAGACCTACGCTACTATCACCTTGCAAAACTTCTTCCGTATGTACGAGAAGCTTGCAGGTATGACCGGAACAGCAGGTACGGAAGCCGGCGAATTGAAGTCTATTTACAAACTGGACGTCCTTGTCATCCCAACTCATAAGACTTGCATCCGCAATGATGCTAACGATGAGATCTATATGACCGAAAGGGAAAAGTATAACGCTATCCTTAAGGAAATACGCGATGTCCATACTCAAGGCCGCCCAATCCTTATCGGTACCGAGTCGGTTGAAGTCTCTGAAAAACTTTCAAGGATCTTCAAGCAAAACAATCTACCGCACACGATCCTAAACGCTAAATATCATGAAAAAGAAGCGGAAATCATTGCTAACGCTGGTCAACAAGGCGCTATCACAATCAGCACCAATATGGCGGGCCGCGGAACGGACATCAAGCTAGGCGATGGAATCAACACCTTAGGCGGACTACATGTCGTCGGTACAACCCGGCACCAGTCACGACGTATCGACAGGCAGCTTAGAGGCCGTTCTGCACGTCAAGGCGACCCAGGCTCATCCAAGTTCTTCATTTCTTTTGAAGACCAGCTACTGCGCCTTTTCGCTTCGCCGCGCATCACCTCTATCCTGCAAAGATTCCGCCCGCCCGAAGGCGAGCCTATTTCAGCTTCGATTTTAAATAAATCCATAGAGACAGCTCAAAAAAGAGTCGAACAGCGCAACTTCACTGTCCGCAAACATACAATCGACTATGACGATGTTATGAACAAACAACGTCAAGAGATCTATGCTTTCCGTAATGATATCCTTCATACAAACGATATTATTAGCTTAGCTGAAGAAGTCATTCAGACTGCTTGCAATCACGCAGCCATGAATCATTTCCGTAGCCGTGCCGAAGAAGGCGGTTGGGATCCTGAAGGTTTCAGACTTTTCCTGATGCAGCACTTCCCTATTACTTTTGAGGAAAACTATTTTGATATCGACCGTGCAGATGCTGAAGAATTGGAAGGAATGGCTGCTGAAGTCATTATCAAAGCTTTCCATGAAAAAATTCAGAGGGAAAACGGCAAAGTACCCACGCACCTTCTCGCACCGGGCGCGCCTCCACCGGCTGAAGCAGCTATCCGTAACTTGATGATCCGTAAAAATGATGAACTATGGCAAGAGCACCTTCTCGCTATGGACCATCTCCGCGCGGAAGTTAACTTACGCTCTTTAGGTAATAGGGATCCTCTGCTTGAATTCAAACATGAAGCTTTTAGAATGTTTGAGGAATACAGCAAGAATCTCTACGCAGATATCGCTAACGGCTTCTTCCGTTTCCAAATCGTATTACAGGAAGCCCCTCCTATCGATATGCTGCTCCGCAGACTTCAGTTGGAAACCCAGCGTTCTCTTGCAGACGAGATGGATGCACAGCCCTCGGAACAGCAGGTTTCCGAGTCCGCGCAATCCTCAACTGAGCAGCCTGTTGTCGCCGGCCCAAAAACTGGACGCAATGACCTTTGTCCTTGCGGCAGCGGCAAAAAGTACAAAAAGTGCTGCGGCCAAGACGAGGCTGAATAA
- the lpdA gene encoding dihydrolipoyl dehydrogenase has translation MDKKLKFDIVVLGSGTGGYPAAIRAAQAGKSVALIEPNELGGTCLNRGCIPSKALIATAELLHRIEQAEDFGIKVGPVTYDYSKMIDRKDKVVGNVRKGLEGLIKSNNITLFRGYGKLSSKHEIRVNGKDNAVIEAEKIIVATGSEPKNIPAFPCDNKKILDSTALLELRKLPKKIVIIGGGVIGCEFASLFNAFNVEVVIVEMLSSILPMEGAAVSATLTKAYERKGIKIHTGAKVLGIDDIAEGVSVRIQDKEPIAADIALVAVGRSLNVRNIGLENVGVLIKDNGIVEVNEHMQTSVENIYAVGDISSTLWLAHVASHQGIVAARHATGDAEAVMHYNAVPSVIFTTPEIGTVGLSLEKALEQGYQAALGSFPFTALGKSQATIQTEGFAQVVFDKKTHQILGAQVVGHEASALIAEMAVAVANELTLESITETIHAHPTIAEAWLEAALIANNTPLHLPPKKK, from the coding sequence ATGGATAAAAAACTTAAATTTGATATCGTTGTGTTAGGCAGCGGCACCGGTGGATACCCTGCAGCTATTCGTGCAGCCCAAGCCGGCAAATCTGTAGCGTTAATAGAACCGAATGAACTCGGCGGCACTTGCCTCAATCGTGGGTGCATTCCTTCCAAAGCCCTTATTGCTACGGCTGAACTTCTGCACCGCATCGAACAAGCGGAAGACTTTGGTATCAAAGTGGGCCCTGTCACCTACGATTATTCCAAAATGATAGACCGTAAAGACAAGGTCGTAGGGAATGTCCGCAAAGGTCTGGAAGGTTTGATCAAATCGAATAATATTACTTTGTTCCGTGGTTACGGCAAGCTTTCAAGCAAACATGAGATTCGTGTCAATGGAAAGGACAATGCTGTGATCGAAGCGGAGAAGATCATTGTTGCGACAGGTTCAGAACCTAAGAACATTCCTGCGTTTCCTTGCGATAATAAGAAAATCCTCGATTCCACTGCACTATTGGAACTTAGAAAACTTCCAAAAAAAATTGTCATCATCGGCGGCGGGGTTATTGGTTGCGAATTTGCCTCCCTCTTCAATGCTTTCAATGTAGAAGTTGTGATTGTCGAAATGCTTTCTTCGATCCTGCCTATGGAAGGAGCTGCTGTGTCCGCCACCTTGACTAAAGCCTATGAACGTAAAGGGATAAAAATCCATACCGGCGCAAAGGTATTAGGTATAGATGATATAGCCGAGGGCGTTAGCGTCCGCATTCAAGATAAGGAGCCTATCGCAGCCGATATAGCATTGGTTGCCGTGGGACGCTCTTTGAATGTGCGCAATATCGGTCTGGAAAATGTGGGTGTTCTAATCAAAGACAACGGCATAGTAGAGGTCAATGAACACATGCAGACATCTGTGGAGAACATCTACGCCGTTGGCGATATTTCTTCAACCCTATGGCTTGCCCACGTAGCCTCGCACCAAGGTATTGTAGCAGCACGCCACGCTACAGGCGACGCTGAAGCAGTGATGCATTACAACGCGGTACCATCCGTAATTTTCACCACACCCGAGATAGGCACTGTGGGTCTCTCCTTAGAAAAAGCGCTTGAACAAGGATATCAAGCAGCCCTCGGCTCTTTCCCTTTCACTGCTTTAGGAAAGTCGCAAGCGACAATCCAAACAGAAGGCTTTGCTCAAGTCGTTTTTGATAAAAAGACCCACCAAATCCTTGGCGCACAGGTGGTAGGGCATGAAGCCTCTGCCCTGATTGCAGAAATGGCTGTCGCCGTAGCGAACGAACTCACTTTGGAAAGCATTACTGAAACTATCCATGCCCATCCTACCATTGCAGAAGCATGGCTGGAAGCTGCCCTCATCGCAAACAATACGCCCCTTCACCTACCTCCTAAAAAGAAGTAA
- the lipA gene encoding lipoyl synthase — protein MSGTESCDVSPVVRKSRLNVLPSHPYAENPDGAVNPGRFPPWLHRKLPSSTDLAKTDGVINKHRLHTVCEEAKCPNRWECWSHNTATFLVMGRECTRACGFCDIATSKTPPPLDPEEPQRVADSVRELGLKHAVITMVARDDLPDGGAQHLVDIVAQVRAYCPQSTVELLVSDLGGSEEAWLTVLNSKPEVFNHNIETVRSLTPRVRHRATYDRTLQLLAFAGSHRILPKMLVKSGIMVGLGETEEEVFDTIRDLKEAGCNTITIGQYLQPNRRKLLVKAFVTPEQFERYASFGKSIGVQNMYCGPFVRSSYNAGLFL, from the coding sequence ATGTCTGGTACAGAGTCTTGTGACGTCAGTCCTGTGGTAAGAAAAAGCCGGCTAAATGTCCTGCCCTCCCATCCTTATGCAGAAAATCCTGATGGGGCTGTCAATCCGGGCCGCTTCCCCCCCTGGCTGCACCGCAAGCTCCCCAGCAGTACCGATTTGGCAAAAACCGATGGGGTCATCAACAAACATCGGCTGCATACAGTCTGCGAAGAGGCCAAATGCCCTAACCGTTGGGAATGTTGGTCGCACAATACCGCAACTTTTTTGGTAATGGGACGCGAATGCACTCGTGCGTGCGGCTTTTGTGATATCGCCACCTCAAAAACACCGCCGCCATTAGACCCTGAGGAACCGCAACGTGTAGCCGATTCTGTCCGGGAATTAGGCCTCAAACATGCTGTCATAACAATGGTAGCACGCGACGACCTGCCCGATGGCGGAGCGCAGCACTTAGTAGATATTGTTGCTCAAGTGCGGGCTTACTGCCCCCAGTCGACAGTCGAGCTTTTAGTCTCCGATTTGGGCGGTTCAGAAGAGGCGTGGCTTACCGTTCTTAATTCAAAGCCTGAAGTCTTTAACCACAATATTGAAACAGTCCGCTCACTCACTCCACGCGTAAGGCATAGGGCGACTTACGACCGGACTTTGCAGCTTCTAGCATTTGCCGGCAGCCACAGAATCCTCCCCAAAATGCTTGTCAAATCAGGCATTATGGTAGGGTTGGGCGAAACTGAAGAAGAAGTCTTTGATACAATCAGAGACTTGAAAGAAGCTGGCTGCAATACAATCACCATCGGACAATATTTGCAGCCGAATAGACGCAAACTTTTAGTGAAAGCGTTTGTCACGCCTGAACAATTTGAGCGCTATGCATCCTTTGGCAAATCGATCGGAGTCCAAAACATGTATTGCGGTCCCTTTGTGCGCTCTAGCTATAACGCAGGGCTATTCCTTTAA